A window from Enterocloster bolteae encodes these proteins:
- a CDS encoding D-alanyl-D-alanine carboxypeptidase family protein has product MKAVRTRSFLCALLLGAVALSTTGCLSGIKEPYSLEERIPVMEDSLSRTVRYADGFASDLCVVEDEGSFDENYVTSEAAALFDVSDRETLYSKEAFERLYPASITKVMTALVAIKNGDLNARVVVTDDAVITESGATLCGIEPGDTLTLEQLLYGLMLPSGNDAGAAIAVHIAGSIDKFADMMNQEAASLGATGTHFVNPHGLNDPDHYTTAYDLYLIFNEALKYPVFRQIVGTTSYTANYHDKDSQAVTKTWKGGNWFMTRERETPEGLTVFGGKTGTTNAAGYCLIMATRDQNDKEYISVVLKSDSRPGLYDNMTNIISKIVK; this is encoded by the coding sequence ATGAAGGCAGTGCGGACGCGCAGCTTTCTGTGTGCGCTTCTTCTGGGGGCTGTCGCCCTTTCCACCACGGGCTGTCTTTCAGGCATTAAGGAACCCTACAGCCTGGAAGAGCGAATCCCGGTCATGGAGGACAGCCTGTCCCGGACCGTGCGCTATGCAGACGGTTTTGCTTCGGATTTATGTGTAGTGGAGGATGAAGGCAGCTTTGACGAAAATTATGTGACATCGGAGGCAGCTGCCCTTTTTGATGTCAGCGACAGGGAAACACTCTACAGCAAGGAAGCCTTTGAACGGCTGTATCCGGCCAGTATCACCAAGGTTATGACCGCTCTGGTAGCCATTAAAAACGGCGATTTAAACGCCCGGGTAGTTGTGACGGATGATGCTGTTATCACGGAATCCGGGGCAACCCTGTGCGGCATTGAACCGGGAGATACCCTGACATTGGAACAGCTTTTATACGGGCTTATGCTTCCTTCGGGCAATGACGCAGGCGCTGCAATCGCAGTGCACATTGCGGGCAGCATTGACAAGTTCGCGGATATGATGAACCAGGAGGCTGCCAGTCTGGGAGCCACCGGAACTCATTTTGTAAACCCTCACGGGCTTAACGATCCGGACCATTATACCACGGCCTATGACCTGTATCTCATTTTCAATGAGGCCCTTAAATATCCGGTATTCCGGCAGATTGTGGGTACCACATCCTATACGGCCAACTACCACGACAAGGACAGCCAGGCCGTCACCAAGACATGGAAAGGCGGAAACTGGTTCATGACAAGGGAGCGGGAGACGCCGGAAGGCCTGACCGTATTCGGGGGAAAGACAGGCACTACCAACGCAGCCGGCTATTGTCTCATCATGGCTACCAGGGACCAGAATGATAAGGAATATATATCTGTTGTACTGAAATCAGACAGCCGTCCCGGCCTATATGATAACATGACAAATATAATTTCTAAAATCGTCAAATAG
- a CDS encoding FtsW/RodA/SpoVE family cell cycle protein: MFLDYDFRHFNFRLIFYMIVLNVIGVLVIRSATNMNADAVNKQLLGVFIGLAVAIGLSLVDYHKILNFSTLIYGLCIASLVAVLIWGNVVNNARRWIEVPAIGQLQPSEFVKIGLIITFSWYFMKYQEKINQVSTVAIAAVLFAIPAALIFEQPNLSTCLVIMVMVLGIVFASGISYKWIAGTLAVTIPVMATFVYLLLHGMIPFIKDYQAGRILAWFYPDQYGEARYQQNNSIIAIGSGQLKGKGLFNTTIASVKNGNFLSEEQTDFIFAVIGEELGFIGCVVVIALFLLIIYECLMMAARARDLSGRLICVGMATLIAFQAFANIAVATGIFPNTGLPLPFISFGSSSLISIFMGIGLVLNVGLQRETRHI, translated from the coding sequence ATGTTTTTGGATTATGATTTCAGACATTTTAATTTTCGGCTGATATTTTATATGATTGTACTCAACGTCATCGGCGTGCTGGTTATCCGCAGCGCTACGAATATGAACGCGGATGCAGTCAACAAGCAGCTTTTAGGAGTGTTCATAGGACTGGCTGTGGCCATTGGTCTTTCCCTGGTGGATTACCACAAAATCCTGAACTTCAGTACCCTCATATACGGCCTGTGTATTGCAAGCCTTGTGGCCGTACTGATTTGGGGCAATGTGGTGAACAACGCCAGGCGCTGGATTGAGGTTCCGGCCATCGGCCAGCTTCAGCCATCAGAGTTTGTTAAGATAGGCCTTATCATAACCTTTTCCTGGTATTTCATGAAATACCAGGAAAAGATTAATCAGGTCAGCACTGTGGCCATAGCAGCCGTACTGTTTGCCATTCCGGCGGCATTGATCTTTGAACAGCCGAATCTGTCTACCTGTCTTGTAATTATGGTAATGGTACTGGGAATCGTATTTGCAAGCGGCATAAGCTATAAGTGGATTGCAGGAACCCTGGCTGTTACCATTCCCGTAATGGCCACCTTTGTCTACCTGCTGCTTCACGGTATGATTCCATTCATAAAGGATTATCAGGCAGGACGTATCCTGGCCTGGTTTTATCCGGACCAGTACGGAGAGGCCCGTTATCAGCAGAACAACTCCATCATTGCCATTGGTTCAGGCCAGCTAAAAGGCAAAGGGCTTTTCAACACCACCATAGCGTCTGTCAAGAATGGTAATTTCCTGTCAGAGGAGCAGACGGACTTCATCTTTGCCGTGATCGGCGAGGAGCTGGGCTTCATCGGCTGTGTGGTGGTCATCGCCTTATTTTTATTAATAATTTATGAATGTCTTATGATGGCTGCACGGGCCAGGGATTTATCCGGCCGCCTTATCTGTGTGGGCATGGCAACACTGATTGCGTTCCAGGCATTTGCCAACATCGCTGTTGCCACAGGCATCTTTCCCAATACAGGACTTCCCCTTCCGTTCATCAGTTTCGGAAGCAGTTCTTTAATCAGTATTTTTATGGGAATAGGGCTGGTGCTCAATGTGGGGCTTCAGAGAGAAACAAGACATATCTAA
- a CDS encoding penicillin-binding transpeptidase domain-containing protein produces the protein MFDELLEIVKEFFKKLFSSRLFALSVMFTVMFAGLLGKLFQMQILDGSEYQETYMQRTEKNVTTPGSRGNIYDRNGNRLAYNELAYSVTIQDLGDYPRPSSRNQMLYRLVRILDRRGETVEGKFEIALDQNGEMFFTSSSDSARTRFFLNFYGLSSTASLNDPKGKYPTNITAREAFERKKVDYELDKMKDEKGNPLVIPDNIALGMINIIYTMKLTEYQKYETTTVATNISNETMVEINENAADLKGVAVEQSYVRKYEDSIYFAPIIGYTGKVQEDQLSALNEQWHQSDEAAGLPEDAPDKYDLNDIVGRIGIEKSMELELQGEKGYSRMYVDNMGRPREIIEKTDAKAGDDVYLTIDRDLQIAIYKLIEQQLAGIISYHLQYDDLDPDKTYDPSKIPIPVKDAYYQLINNNVLSLMDMSQEGASDIEKQIYSKYETSRDQILGAIRNELLSSHALAMNDLPKDMATYMNYIYAYLSDGSVGIIQKDKIDQSSPEYQAWRDGTISLRDYIYSGIAGNWVDTTRLDVTSKYSDADDIFTQLVDHVIESLRSDNKFTKRMFRYLINDEVITGRELCLALYAQGVLAYDAQAIAALQMGDSTYTYQFIKEKISNLELTPAQLALDPCTAGVVVTDVKTGEVRALVTYPSYDNNLMSGSVDAAYFSQLQDDMSRPLYNNATQAQKAPGSTFKPITAVAALEEGVIGLQDTIECTGIYDQISKPIKCWIWPGRHNSENIEEGIQNSCNYFFAELAHRLCMKPDGTYSPDQGLATLRKYATLFGLDHTSGVEISENEPQISSEDPERSAMGQGTHSYTNVQLSRYVAALANRGNVFELSLLDKLTDSDGNLIKDYTPAISSHVDAADSTWDAVQTGMRRVITDSSAKSIFSDLPVEVAGKTGTAQEDKSRSNHAFFVSFAPYSHPEIAVTVNIPYGYAGTNAATLGKKVYEYYYKYTTLEQIESSGALGVSNVNIGD, from the coding sequence TTGTTTGACGAACTGTTAGAAATTGTAAAAGAATTTTTCAAGAAGCTGTTCAGCTCACGGCTCTTTGCCCTTTCCGTGATGTTTACCGTCATGTTTGCCGGGCTGTTAGGCAAGCTGTTTCAGATGCAGATTCTGGACGGAAGCGAATACCAGGAAACCTATATGCAGAGGACGGAAAAAAACGTCACCACACCGGGGTCCAGGGGCAACATCTATGACAGAAACGGCAACAGGCTGGCTTATAATGAGCTGGCTTATTCCGTTACCATACAGGATTTGGGGGATTATCCCAGGCCCAGCTCACGCAACCAGATGCTGTACCGCCTGGTACGGATACTGGACCGCCGCGGTGAGACTGTGGAGGGAAAATTCGAGATTGCCCTTGATCAGAACGGTGAGATGTTCTTCACATCCAGCTCTGATTCGGCCAGAACCCGTTTCTTCCTGAATTTTTACGGTCTTTCCTCCACCGCAAGCCTAAATGACCCAAAGGGCAAATATCCCACCAACATCACGGCCAGGGAGGCCTTTGAGCGCAAGAAGGTGGATTATGAGCTGGATAAGATGAAGGATGAAAAAGGCAATCCCCTGGTCATACCGGACAACATAGCCCTGGGCATGATCAATATTATCTATACCATGAAGCTGACCGAATACCAGAAGTACGAGACCACCACCGTGGCCACCAATATCAGCAATGAGACCATGGTGGAAATCAATGAGAACGCCGCGGACTTAAAGGGAGTTGCGGTGGAGCAGTCCTATGTGCGCAAGTATGAGGACAGCATCTATTTTGCCCCTATCATCGGCTATACCGGCAAGGTTCAGGAGGATCAGCTGTCCGCCCTGAACGAGCAGTGGCACCAGTCCGATGAGGCGGCCGGCCTGCCGGAAGACGCTCCGGACAAGTACGATCTCAACGATATTGTGGGCCGTATCGGAATCGAGAAATCCATGGAGCTGGAGCTTCAGGGAGAAAAGGGCTACTCCAGGATGTATGTGGACAACATGGGGCGTCCCCGTGAAATCATTGAAAAGACGGACGCCAAGGCCGGGGATGATGTGTACCTGACCATTGACAGGGATCTGCAGATTGCTATTTACAAGCTGATAGAGCAGCAGCTGGCCGGTATCATCAGCTACCATCTCCAGTACGATGATTTGGACCCCGACAAGACTTATGACCCTTCCAAAATACCCATTCCTGTAAAGGACGCCTATTACCAGCTGATTAACAACAATGTGCTGTCCCTGATGGATATGTCCCAGGAAGGGGCGTCCGACATTGAAAAACAGATTTACAGCAAATACGAGACATCCAGGGATCAGATACTCGGGGCGATACGCAACGAGCTTCTCAGCTCCCATGCCCTGGCCATGAACGATCTTCCCAAGGACATGGCTACCTATATGAATTATATCTATGCTTATCTGTCTGACGGGTCCGTGGGGATCATACAGAAGGATAAGATTGACCAGTCCTCGCCGGAATACCAGGCGTGGAGGGATGGCACTATCAGCCTGAGGGATTATATTTACAGCGGAATCGCGGGAAACTGGGTGGACACCACCCGTCTGGACGTGACCAGTAAATACTCCGATGCAGACGATATATTCACCCAGCTGGTGGACCATGTCATCGAATCCCTGCGCAGCGACAACAAATTTACAAAGCGCATGTTCCGTTACCTGATTAACGATGAGGTCATAACAGGCCGTGAACTCTGTCTGGCCCTTTATGCCCAGGGCGTGCTGGCATATGACGCCCAGGCCATAGCCGCCCTCCAGATGGGGGATTCCACCTACACCTACCAGTTTATCAAGGAAAAGATATCCAACCTGGAGCTGACACCGGCGCAGCTGGCTCTTGACCCGTGTACGGCAGGAGTGGTGGTGACGGACGTAAAAACAGGTGAAGTCCGGGCCCTGGTCACATATCCCAGCTATGACAATAACCTGATGTCGGGCAGCGTGGACGCGGCTTACTTCAGCCAGCTCCAGGACGACATGTCCAGACCCCTTTACAACAACGCCACGCAGGCCCAGAAGGCCCCCGGTTCCACCTTTAAGCCCATCACGGCTGTGGCAGCCCTGGAAGAGGGCGTGATAGGACTTCAGGACACCATCGAGTGTACCGGTATATACGATCAGATTTCCAAGCCCATCAAGTGCTGGATCTGGCCCGGACGCCATAACAGCGAGAACATCGAGGAAGGCATACAGAACTCCTGCAACTACTTCTTCGCCGAGCTGGCCCACAGGCTCTGTATGAAGCCGGACGGCACCTATTCGCCGGACCAGGGTCTTGCCACCCTGCGCAAATACGCCACCCTTTTCGGTCTGGATCACACCTCAGGTGTGGAGATTTCCGAGAACGAGCCCCAGATATCATCGGAGGACCCGGAGCGTTCCGCCATGGGACAGGGCACCCATTCCTACACCAATGTCCAGCTTTCCCGCTATGTGGCAGCTCTTGCCAACCGCGGAAATGTATTTGAGCTGAGTCTTTTAGATAAACTTACCGACTCTGACGGCAACCTGATTAAGGACTATACCCCTGCCATCAGCTCCCATGTGGACGCGGCTGACAGTACCTGGGACGCGGTCCAGACCGGTATGCGCCGGGTAATCACGGACAGCTCCGCCAAGAGTATTTTCTCCGACCTCCCTGTGGAGGTGGCAGGCAAAACCGGAACAGCCCAGGAGGACAAGAGCCGTTCCAACCATGCCTTCTTCGTTTCCTTTGCGCCTTACAGCCATCCGGAAATTGCCGTGACTGTAAATATTCCTTACGGATATGCGGGAACTAACGCCGCAACCCTTGGCAAAAAGGTGTACGAGTATTATTATAAATATACCACCCTGGAGCAGATAGAAAGCTCCGGTGCATTAGGTGTATCAAATGTAAATATTGGTGACTAA
- a CDS encoding YggS family pyridoxal phosphate-dependent enzyme encodes MIKKQLEEVRKHIEDACRRAGRNPEEVTLIAVSKTKPVPMLMEAYDAGARDFGENKVQEILNKKPELPEDIRWHMIGHLQRNKVHQVIDKAVLIHSVDSLRLAQQIEDDAAKLGLDVDILLEVNVAREESKYGFLMEEVEDAIMQIKDFPHVHIKGLMTIAPFVDNPEENRGIFKKLFEFAVDIGGKNIDNVTMSVLSMGMTGDYEVAIEEGATMVRVGTGIFGSR; translated from the coding sequence ATGATAAAAAAACAGCTGGAAGAAGTAAGAAAGCATATTGAAGATGCCTGCCGCAGGGCGGGAAGAAATCCTGAGGAAGTGACTCTCATCGCTGTCAGCAAAACAAAACCCGTTCCCATGCTTATGGAGGCTTATGATGCCGGGGCCAGGGATTTCGGTGAGAACAAGGTACAGGAAATACTGAACAAAAAACCGGAGCTTCCGGAGGATATCCGATGGCATATGATTGGTCATCTGCAGCGCAACAAAGTTCACCAGGTCATTGACAAGGCCGTGCTGATTCACTCTGTGGATTCCCTGCGCCTGGCCCAGCAGATTGAGGACGACGCGGCAAAGCTCGGACTGGATGTGGACATTCTTTTGGAGGTCAATGTGGCCCGAGAGGAGAGTAAATACGGGTTCCTTATGGAGGAAGTGGAGGATGCCATTATGCAGATTAAGGATTTCCCCCATGTGCATATTAAGGGACTTATGACAATTGCGCCTTTTGTAGATAATCCAGAAGAAAATCGTGGAATTTTTAAAAAATTATTTGAATTTGCTGTTGACATAGGTGGCAAAAACATTGATAATGTTACTATGAGTGTGCTCTCAATGGGAATGACTGGGGATTACGAGGTTGCCATTGAAGAAGGAGCGACCATGGTCAGGGTCGGTACCGGTATTTTCGGTTCACGATAA
- the mreD gene encoding rod shape-determining protein MreD has translation MIQAKIKQVLINILFIVLAFTVQNCVFPLLPFLSATPNLLLILTFSFGFIHGKNAGMFYGVLSGLLLDLFYSGPFGFYTLIYIYIGYANGIFTKYYYEDYITLPLILSIFNGIWYSMYIYIFRFLIRGRLNLPYYFRNIMLPEIIFTAVTTLLIYRLFLSASRRVEDIGKRRDTKLV, from the coding sequence GTGATTCAAGCAAAGATAAAACAGGTACTCATCAATATATTGTTTATCGTGCTGGCATTTACGGTGCAGAACTGTGTATTTCCCCTGCTCCCGTTTTTGTCGGCAACGCCCAATCTGCTTTTAATCCTTACGTTTTCCTTCGGCTTTATCCATGGGAAGAATGCGGGGATGTTTTACGGCGTTCTTTCAGGCCTTTTACTGGACCTTTTCTACAGCGGGCCTTTTGGCTTTTATACCCTTATCTATATTTATATCGGCTATGCCAACGGCATTTTTACCAAGTACTATTACGAAGACTACATCACCCTTCCGCTGATACTCAGTATTTTCAACGGAATCTGGTACAGCATGTATATATATATATTCCGCTTCTTAATCCGCGGACGTCTGAATCTTCCTTATTATTTCAGGAACATCATGCTTCCGGAGATTATATTTACTGCAGTTACCACTCTTTTGATTTACAGGCTGTTCCTTTCCGCCAGCAGACGTGTGGAGGATATAGGAAAAAGGAGAGACACAAAACTTGTTTGA
- the minE gene encoding cell division topological specificity factor MinE, producing the protein MRWFQGFQTRRSGETAKMRLKLLLVSDKAGCSPEMILMIKDDVIHAISKYMEIEKDKVQIQMDTEGSPQKGGCRTLPVLHANIPIRSISNKGLY; encoded by the coding sequence GTGAGATGGTTCCAGGGGTTTCAAACCAGGCGTTCCGGAGAGACAGCTAAGATGCGGCTAAAGCTTTTGCTGGTATCCGATAAGGCAGGCTGCTCACCGGAGATGATACTGATGATAAAAGATGACGTGATACACGCCATTTCCAAATATATGGAGATAGAAAAGGACAAAGTCCAGATACAGATGGATACAGAGGGCAGTCCCCAAAAGGGCGGCTGCCGGACACTGCCTGTGCTTCATGCCAACATACCGATTCGTTCCATATCGAACAAGGGGCTATATTAA
- the mgsA gene encoding methylglyoxal synthase, translated as MTIGLIAHDAKKKLMQNFCIAYRGILSKNTLYATGTTGRLIEEVANLNIHKYLAGHLGGMQQMAAQIEHNEMDLVIFLRDPQNPKSHEPDVNDVVRLCDIYNIPLATNLASAELLIKALDRGDMEWREVVR; from the coding sequence ATGACAATTGGTTTGATTGCACATGACGCAAAAAAGAAACTGATGCAGAACTTCTGCATCGCATACAGGGGAATACTCAGCAAGAACACACTGTATGCAACAGGTACCACAGGCCGCCTGATAGAAGAGGTGGCTAACCTTAATATTCACAAATATCTGGCAGGGCATCTGGGCGGAATGCAGCAGATGGCTGCTCAGATTGAGCACAATGAGATGGATCTGGTCATCTTTTTACGTGACCCGCAGAATCCCAAATCACATGAGCCGGATGTAAACGATGTGGTCCGCCTGTGTGATATCTACAACATTCCCCTTGCCACCAATCTGGCATCTGCCGAACTGCTTATCAAGGCGCTTGACAGGGGCGATATGGAATGGCGAGAGGTAGTCAGGTAA
- the minD gene encoding septum site-determining protein MinD codes for MSEVIVITSGKGGVGKTTTSANVGTGLAILGKRVVLIDTDIGLRNLDVVMGLENRIVYNLVDVVEGNCRMKQALIRDKRYPNLYLLPSAQTRDKTSVNPEQMIKLVDDLREEFDYILLDCPAGIEQGFYNAIAGADRALVVTTPEVSAIRDADRIIGLLEHAEIDEIDLIVNRIRADMVRRGDMMSLSDVTDILAVNIIGAVPDDENIVISTNQGEPLVGLGSTAGQAYLDICRRILGESIPMTNPGETETFFARLRGILKRA; via the coding sequence ATGAGCGAGGTCATTGTGATTACTTCTGGAAAAGGCGGGGTAGGCAAGACGACTACTTCTGCCAATGTGGGAACAGGACTGGCTATCCTGGGTAAGCGGGTAGTGCTGATTGATACAGATATCGGCCTGCGCAACCTGGACGTGGTCATGGGACTGGAAAACCGCATTGTCTACAATCTTGTAGACGTGGTGGAAGGCAACTGCCGTATGAAGCAGGCCCTGATAAGAGACAAAAGATACCCGAACCTATACCTTCTGCCTTCGGCCCAGACACGGGACAAGACATCCGTGAATCCGGAGCAGATGATAAAGCTGGTTGATGACCTGAGGGAAGAATTTGACTACATACTGTTAGATTGTCCCGCAGGCATTGAACAGGGATTTTACAATGCCATAGCCGGTGCTGACAGGGCACTGGTAGTCACGACGCCGGAGGTTTCGGCTATCCGCGATGCAGACCGTATCATCGGGCTGCTGGAACATGCGGAGATAGACGAGATTGACTTGATTGTCAACCGGATCCGAGCCGACATGGTCCGTAGGGGAGACATGATGTCTTTAAGCGATGTGACGGACATTCTGGCAGTAAACATCATCGGAGCAGTGCCCGATGACGAGAACATCGTCATTTCCACCAACCAGGGAGAACCTCTGGTGGGACTGGGCTCTACGGCCGGACAGGCTTATCTTGATATCTGCCGCAGGATACTGGGAGAGAGCATACCTATGACAAATCCCGGTGAGACGGAAACCTTTTTTGCCAGGCTGCGCGGAATACTTAAGAGAGCATAG
- a CDS encoding HlyD family efflux transporter periplasmic adaptor subunit, whose product MAKKKNKKVVRYRRPLNINVGMIIFFIIFIYLVFSVYTYLKREKIQFYEVVDGGIVNNRIYNGLILREEQVRTADRSGYINYYLREGKRASVGSRIYSLDETGNLEALLKENAEEGSSLSDDSLSDLKKQLTSFVLSFQNQDFGTIYDARISLDASVMEYSSFSTLDQLDKLAEQSGAVFEQVRSDVSGVVSYGIDSFESMTTSDVEAASFDRSTYVKTVHKSGDLIDSGSPAYKIVTSEKWSIVFPLSEEDAALYNDKTVLRVVFRDYSLSTPAAYSTFTGKDGAAYGKLDFSKYMEQFISDRFVDFEIKVDKADGLKIPVSAVTDKNFYLIPLEYMTQGGDSSEDGFYKEVYTENGTSIVFVPTTVYYSDEEFYYVDMGEENGFKAGDYVVRPESSDRYQIGRTASLKGVYNINKGYTIFKQIDILDSNSEYYTVRKNMKYGLSVYDHIVLDASMVEEGQLLYQ is encoded by the coding sequence ATGGCCAAAAAGAAAAACAAAAAAGTCGTACGTTACCGCAGGCCTCTCAACATCAACGTGGGAATGATTATCTTCTTTATCATTTTTATTTACCTGGTATTCAGCGTTTATACGTATCTGAAACGGGAGAAGATTCAGTTCTATGAGGTAGTGGACGGCGGAATCGTCAATAACCGAATCTACAACGGGTTGATTCTCCGTGAGGAGCAGGTGCGGACAGCAGACCGCTCCGGCTATATCAATTATTATCTGCGTGAGGGAAAACGTGCTTCTGTGGGAAGCCGTATTTATTCTCTGGACGAGACTGGGAACCTGGAGGCGCTGTTAAAAGAGAATGCCGAGGAGGGCAGTTCTCTTTCCGATGACAGCCTGTCGGACCTTAAAAAGCAGCTTACATCCTTTGTCCTGTCCTTTCAGAACCAGGATTTCGGAACCATCTATGACGCCAGAATTTCCCTGGACGCCTCAGTGATGGAATATTCCAGCTTCAGCACCCTGGACCAGTTAGACAAGCTGGCGGAACAGTCCGGGGCTGTCTTTGAACAGGTCCGATCCGATGTATCGGGAGTGGTATCTTACGGAATTGACTCCTTTGAATCCATGACAACGTCAGACGTGGAGGCAGCTTCCTTTGACCGAAGCACCTACGTCAAGACAGTACATAAATCCGGGGATTTGATTGACAGCGGCTCTCCGGCCTATAAAATTGTTACTTCGGAAAAATGGTCCATTGTATTTCCGCTGAGCGAAGAGGACGCGGCCCTTTATAATGACAAGACTGTCCTTCGGGTCGTATTCCGCGACTATTCCCTCAGCACACCGGCCGCCTATTCCACCTTTACAGGCAAGGATGGAGCTGCCTACGGGAAACTGGATTTTTCAAAATATATGGAACAGTTTATCTCAGACCGATTCGTGGATTTTGAGATAAAAGTGGATAAGGCTGACGGCCTTAAAATTCCTGTCAGCGCAGTGACGGACAAGAATTTTTACCTCATACCGCTGGAGTACATGACCCAGGGCGGCGATTCCTCGGAGGACGGTTTTTATAAGGAAGTTTATACGGAAAACGGCACATCCATTGTCTTCGTGCCCACTACGGTTTACTATTCGGACGAGGAATTTTATTACGTGGACATGGGAGAGGAAAACGGCTTCAAGGCAGGGGATTATGTGGTCAGGCCCGAATCCTCGGACCGTTACCAGATTGGGAGGACTGCTTCCCTGAAGGGTGTTTACAATATTAATAAAGGCTATACTATTTTCAAACAAATTGATATACTGGATTCCAACAGTGAATATTATACTGTGCGGAAGAACATGAAATACGGCTTGTCCGTGTACGACCACATCGTGCTGGATGCCTCCATGGTGGAGGAAGGACAGCTGCTGTACCAATAA
- a CDS encoding cell division protein SepF, whose amino-acid sequence MSLLGKLMDTMRLNPDEEEDDYYLDDDFEEEAPRKGLFSKKNTEYDEEEEQDKPRFLGRSNPKVVPMRRSMEVTMIKPTSMEDSRDICDYLLAGKAVVLNMEGIHTEVAQRIIDFTSGATYSMNGNLQKISNYIFIATPDSVELSGDFQDILAAGSAMGMDVSGLNIHL is encoded by the coding sequence ATGAGTCTGTTAGGTAAGTTAATGGATACCATGAGATTAAATCCTGATGAGGAAGAGGATGATTACTACCTGGACGATGACTTTGAAGAGGAGGCCCCGCGCAAGGGACTGTTCTCAAAGAAGAATACGGAATATGATGAAGAAGAGGAGCAGGACAAGCCCCGGTTTTTAGGAAGATCCAATCCCAAAGTAGTACCTATGAGACGCAGCATGGAAGTGACGATGATTAAACCCACATCCATGGAGGATTCCAGAGACATCTGTGATTACCTTCTGGCAGGCAAGGCGGTGGTACTGAATATGGAGGGTATACATACAGAAGTGGCTCAGAGAATCATAGATTTCACCTCAGGAGCTACCTATTCCATGAACGGCAATCTGCAGAAGATATCTAATTATATCTTCATCGCAACACCTGATTCCGTGGAACTGTCCGGGGATTTCCAGGACATCCTGGCCGCAGGCAGCGCCATGGGCATGGATGTCTCAGGACTCAATATCCATTTGTAG
- the minC gene encoding septum site-determining protein MinC has protein sequence MRNAVVIKSSKAGMTVILDPELPFGELLDAIGKKFSESARFWGSVQMTLTLEGRDLTAAQEFAIVDTITKNSQIEVLCLLDTDAERIERCEKALNDKLMELNSQTGQFYRGTLKRGDCLESEASIVIIGNVDHGARVTAKGNVIVLGELKGTVTAGVSGNPQAVVMALDMAPLQIRIGDMSSRFNERNKRLGRGPMIALAEDGAIVMRSLKKSFLNNMLNFA, from the coding sequence ATGCGCAATGCAGTTGTAATCAAGAGCAGCAAGGCAGGAATGACTGTCATCCTGGACCCTGAACTGCCATTTGGCGAGCTTTTGGACGCCATCGGGAAAAAGTTCAGTGAGAGCGCCCGTTTCTGGGGTTCGGTCCAGATGACCCTGACCCTGGAGGGCAGGGATCTGACTGCGGCCCAGGAATTTGCAATTGTCGATACGATTACGAAGAACTCACAGATTGAAGTCCTCTGTCTTCTGGACACGGATGCGGAACGGATTGAACGCTGTGAGAAAGCACTGAATGATAAGCTGATGGAACTGAACTCCCAGACAGGGCAGTTCTACCGGGGAACACTGAAGCGCGGAGACTGCCTGGAATCCGAGGCCAGCATCGTGATCATAGGAAATGTGGATCACGGAGCAAGGGTGACGGCCAAGGGCAATGTCATTGTACTGGGAGAACTTAAAGGTACAGTGACAGCCGGTGTGTCCGGCAATCCCCAGGCCGTTGTCATGGCCCTTGACATGGCTCCCCTGCAAATCCGCATCGGGGATATGAGCAGCCGTTTCAACGAGAGAAACAAGCGTCTGGGGCGGGGACCCATGATAGCCCTGGCGGAAGATGGGGCCATTGTTATGCGGTCTTTAAAAAAGTCATTCCTAAACAATATGTTAAATTTTGCTTAA